In Prunus dulcis chromosome 1, ALMONDv2, whole genome shotgun sequence, the following are encoded in one genomic region:
- the LOC117625411 gene encoding protein terminal ear1 yields MAETGHVRFPGSLDPGAQEFIPRNPNQLTLFGPPPPQPLPPPPHQVFYPYPPISEVVPYAQYAASPAYASAAPTVCTPVPPPSVAATRAVLLSSVPSDVSEGTVRREVEGFGEVRWVQMERVCEGIVTVHFYDLRHAERALREFREQNMQQQQVRLRNNYASYTFIPNTPPPLPPNNLSSQLLPVTPGRGLIAGQPVWAQFVIPALKAVPDGHNQGTIVIFNLDSAVTTSTLKDTFQAFGPVKELRETPSKKHQRFIEFFDVRDAAKALKEMNGKEINGKPVVIEFSRPGGHSRKYLNAVGNTTRTLVSPTNIIAPLHSNNALVSYPPSPSRELVGKFSRRPNSLNMAPPPPHLYASLSPQIQFPSSRNKSTNICSSKGNVGANGSLRRSNSSSVEAQMGGLNLGGAVEESHLVPGQPIRSCSSSKKSCQNSQNQVVMSPPRPQQAKSSRGRKGRQGKKMDSKFLIKEEAMAESSSADTRTTVMIKNIPNKYSQKLLLNMLDNHCIHCNEQIVANGGVDDGDDDEQQQQKQPFSSYDFVYLPIDFNNKCNVGYGFVNMTSPEATWRLYKAFHLQHWEVFNSRKICEVTYARVQGLEALKEHFKNSKFPCEMEHYLPVVFSPPRDGRQLTHPLPIVGAQTLNNNINNSSSSSPVSLLVPPVPPHLHDQHDHDMDAPVSTCDSDDDDEGSSRSGGVFMPDDDDDDDDDDDDDDDDDERDRQTASASLEIKGYTYNTL; encoded by the exons ATGGCAGAAACCGGTCATGTCCGGTTTCCGGGAAGCCTGGACCCGGGAGCCCAAGAGTTCATACCCAGAAACCCGAACCAACTAACCCTCTTCGGGCCTCCTCCACCGCAACCGCTACCACCGCCTCCGCACCAGGTTTTCTATCCGTACCCGCCAATCAGCGAAGTCGTACCGTACGCGCAGTACGCTGCGTCCCCGGCGTATGCTAGTGCCGCGCCAACCGTTTGCACGCCGGTTCCACCTCCATCTGTGGCCGCGACGCGGGCTGTGCTGTTGAGCTCGGTGCCGAGTGACGTGAGCGAGGGGACGGTGAGGAGGGAGGTGGAGGGGTTCGGGGAGGTGAGGTGGGTGCAGATGGAGAGGGTGTGCGAAGGGATCGTGACCGTCCATTTCTACGATCTGCGGCATGCAGAGCGGGCCTTGAGGGAGTTTCGGGAGCAGAACATGCAACAGCAGCAGGTCAGGCTTCGCAACAACTACGCCTCCTATACTTTCATCCCCAACACTCCGCCTCCGCTGCCGCCCAATAATTTGTCTAGCCAGCTTCTTCCGGTTACTCCGGGTCGTGGGCTCATCGCTGGTCAACCCGTGTGGGCCCAGTTCGTGATTCCGGCCTTGAAAGCCGTTCCGGACGGCCATAACCAAGGCACCATCgtgattttcaatttggaCTCGGCGGTCACCACCTCCACTCTCAAAGACACCTTCCAAGCTTTTG GGCCTGTAAAGGAATTGAGAGAGACGCCTTCGAAAAAGCACCAAAGGTTCATCGAGTTCTTCGACGTGAGAGATGCTGCGAAAGCTCTCAAGGAAATGAACGGAAAAGAAATCAACGGCAAACCAGTTGTCATCGAATTCAGTCGACCCGGAGGCCACAGCAGGAAGTACTTGAATGCGGTGGGAAACACCACCCGAACGCTGGTCTCGCCTACCAATATAATTGCACCCCTTCATTCTAACAACGCTCTAGTTAGTTATCCGCCTTCTCCGTCGCGGGAACTGGTCGGAAAATTCTCAAGACGGCCCAACAGTTTGAACATGGCACCGCCGCCGCCCCATTTGTACGCTAGCCTCTCGCCACAAATCCAATTTCCATCGAGTAGGAACAAATCAACGAATATTTGTAGCAGCAAGGGAAATGTGGGGGCTAATGGGAGCTTGAGGAGGTCGAATTCATCGAGCGTTGAAGCTCAAATGGGAGGTTTGAATTTGGGTGGTGCAGTTGAAGAGAGCCATTTGGTACCGGGGCAGCCGATAAGGTCTTGCTCGTCTTCAAAGAAGAGCTGCCAAAACAGCCAGAACCAGGTTGTTATGAGTCCACCGCGGCCGCAGCAAGCGAAGAGCAGTAGGGGAAGGAAAGGAAGGCAAGGGAAGAAGATGGACTCTAAATTTCTAATAAAAGAAGAAGCGATGGCGGAATCCAGCAGCGCAGATACGAGGACCACCGTCATGATCAAGAACATTCCCAATAAGTACAG TCAGAAGCTACTATTGAACATGCTGGACAACCACTGTATTCACTGCAACGAGCAGATTGTTGCCAATGGCGGCgttgatgatggtgatgatgatgagcagcagcagcagaagcaGCCTTTCTCCTCCTACGATTTCGTTTATCTTCCCATTGATTTCaa TAACAAGTGCAATGTGGGATACGGGTTTGTGAACATGACGTCGCCGGAGGCAACGTGGAGGCTGTACAAGGCCTTCCATCTTCAGCATTGGGAGGTCTTCAATTCCAGAAAAATCTGCGAAGTCACCTACGCAAGAGTTCAG GGTTTGGAAGCGTTGAAAGAGCATTTCAAGAACTCGAAGTTCCCGTGCGAGATGGAGCATTACCTGCCAGTGGTGTTTTCACCGCCTCGGGACGGGCGGCAACTCACCCACCCACTTCCCATTGTTGGCGCCCAAACCCTTAATAACAATATTAATAACTCCTCTTCGTCCTCCCCCGTTTCTCTCTTGGTCCCGCCAGTGCCACCTCATCTTCACGATCAACACGACCATGATATGGACGCGCCCGTGTCTACCTGCGACtctgacgacgacgacgaagGCAGCAGTCGAAGCGGCGGCGTTTTCATGcctgacgacgacgacgacgacgacgacgatgatgatgatgatgatgatgacgacgAACGAGACAGACAGACAGCTAGCGCCTCCCTAGAAATAAAAGGCTATACCTATAATACCCtctaa
- the LOC117614684 gene encoding vignain-like: MRKFILVALFLALVIGLAESFEFQEKDLASKESLWGLYERWRSHHTISHDLGEKEKRFNVFKENVKHVHKVNQMSKPYKLKLNKFADMTNHEFVSSYAGSKVSHYRSLHGSRRETAFTHENTDNLPPNVDWRKNGAVTGVKDQGKCGSCWAFSTVVAVEGINQIKTKALVSLSEQELVDCNRDPNEGCDGGLMEKAFDFIKKNGGITTEQNYPYRASDGPCDSTKMMNAPLVQIDGYENVPENNENALMKAVANQPVSVAIDAGGRDFQFYSEGVFNGDCGTELNHGVAVVGYGAILDGTKYWIVKNSWGEEWGEKGYIRIQRGVDAKEGLCGIAKDPSYPMKSSPSNTKRRSSSSFKDEL; the protein is encoded by the exons ATGAGGAAGTTCATCTTGGTTGCTCTATTTTTGGCTCTGGTTATTGGCCTGGCTGAGAGCTTTGAGTTTCAGGAGAAGGACCTGGCCTCTAAAGAGAGTCTCTGGGGCTTGTATGAGAGGTGGAGGAGCCACCATACAATTTCCCATGACCTCGGAGAGAAGGAAAAGCGCTTCAATGTCTTCAAGGAGAATGTGAAGCATGTGCACAAGGTGAACCAGATGAGCAAGCCTTACAAGCTGAAGCTGAACAAGTTTGCAGACATGACCAACCATGAGTTTGTGAGCTCCTATGCTGGCTCAAAGGTTAGCCACTACAGGTCTTTGCATGGCAGCCGAAGGGAAACTGCCTTCACACATGAGAACACTGACAATCTTCCACCAAATGTTGATTGGAGGAAGAATGGAGCAGTCACTGGAGTTAAAGACCAAGGCAAATGCG GTAGCTGCTGGGCATTTTCAACTGTAGTTGCAGTGGAGGGtatcaatcaaatcaaaaccaagGCCCTAGTCTCTCTGTCTGAGCAAGAGCTGGTTGATTGCAATAGAGACCCCAACGAAGGGTGCGACGGTGGCTTGATGGAAAAGGCATTTGAtttcataaagaaaaatggcGGCATAACAACAGAGCAGAACTACCCATACAGAGCCAGTGATGGGCCTTGTGACTCAACCAAG ATGATGAATGCTCCTCTGGTGCAAATTGATGGCTACGAAAACGTACCCGAAAACAACGAAAATGCCTTGATGAAAGCTGTTGCAAACCAACCTGTATCTGTTGCAATAGATGCTGGTGGCAGAGACTTCCAATTCTACTCAGAA GGTGTGTTTAATGGGGACTGTGGAACAGAGCTAAACCATGGCGTGGCAGTTGTGGGGTATGGAGCAATTCTGGATGGGACCAAGTACTGGATTGTGAAGAACTCTTGGGGAGAAGAGTGGGGAGAAAAGGGATACATAAGGATCCAACGTGGAGTTGATGCAAAAGAAGGGCTGTGTGGAATTGCAAAAGATCCCTCTTACCCCATGAAGTCTTCCCCAAGcaacacaaaaagaagaagctccTCCTCCTTCAAGGATGAACTCTAA